TATCCGACATGAATATCAGGATCGTATTTTCCTCCAGGTTCAACGCTTCCAACCTGGCTCGCAAGCGTCCAAGATTGTCGTCGATATTGGTAACCATGGCATAAAATTCCGCAGTGCCGGGTTTAGCCGTAATTTCCTTCTGATCTTTGTAGGGATGGATGTACGCTTGCGGCGCCACCAGAGGGAGGTGCGGGGCATTAGTGGAAATCATCACGAAAAACGGTCTGTCTTTACTTTTCTCAATGAATTTCATCGCTTCCCCGAACCAAACGTCGGTGCAATAACCCTCAAATTTCTTCCACTTTCCATTGTGCTGATAATAATCATCAAAATAGTTATTGGCCCAATAATCCTGAATGTTGCCTACCCCACCTCCACCGTGAATCAGTACCTCTTCGAAACCCCGGTCCTGTGGGCGGAACGGGTAGTTGTCGCCCAAGTGCCACTTACCAAACAGAGCCGTTTTATATCCCCCTTCCTGAAACGATTCTGCGACGGTCGATTCACCACGTCTCAACAATGAGCGTCCACGAATGGTGGCCCACACACCGTTTTTGAGCGGCGGATGGCCCGTTAATAAAAGCGCTCGGGTGGGAGCACAATTTGGCTGCACATGAAAGTTGGTGAATCGGATACTTTCATCGTGCAGTCGATCCATCTGAGGCGTCTTCACGTACTCATCACCATGGCGACCCAACGGACCGTAACCCTGGTCGTCGGTCAGTATGAAAATGACATTGGGTCGGCGCTGTCCGTTGATTTCTTTTTGGGCACATACAAATTGCGATACACTTATCATTCCCCCTATGAGGGTGAGAATTTTAAAAACCTCTCGGAATCTGCCCAATACATCGAGATCAGGCCATTTGTATAGAGTAACTAACATAAAAATAAATTAATAATTTCCAAATCCTAATCCTCACCGAGCCAATGGCAGGCATTGGCAAGGATCTGGATGATTTCAGGTTGCTTGAAAACAGGATAAGTCTCATGACCGGGACGAAAGTAAAAAACCTTACCTTGTCCAATATTCCAAACGATGCCGCTACGGAAGCGTTCGCCAAGTTTCCAGGTTTCTTCAAAGATTACCTCATCGGGCTCAGGAACATGAAAGGGTTCGTTATACATCTCGGTAGCCTTGACCTGGAATCTTTTTGGAAGTCCTTTGGCGATTGGGTGCTTACGTGCGATAACGCTAAGCGTACTGGGCTTTGCATCAGGCCGGTAGTCGGGAAAGCAGCACCAGGGTAAATGAATAATACCGTGCACGGCATCCTTGCCTTTATTGTATCCAAAGTAGGCAGGGGTAAAAACACTTCCCCGCATCGGGGCCGAGCGTTCCTTAGGTGGAGCCACTGTTTCCAGGGTGATTTCTTTCCCC
This genomic window from Verrucomicrobiota bacterium contains:
- a CDS encoding ThuA domain-containing protein, which encodes MKTILLISLCLFAISAAFAEPIHVLVWDERQPRQAEAYDNWLGNEIVARLKASTKDLEFRSVALDDPEQGLSHSNLEWADVILWWGHVRQDEVPWEKAREIADRVRHGDLNLVVLHSAHWSRPFMELMNGRSIEEGRKYIEQHNPGKEITLETVAPPKERSAPMRGSVFTPAYFGYNKGKDAVHGIIHLPWCCFPDYRPDAKPSTLSVIARKHPIAKGLPKRFQVKATEMYNEPFHVPEPDEVIFEETWKLGERFRSGIVWNIGQGKVFYFRPGHETYPVFKQPEIIQILANACHWLGED